CGCCACGTCCCGCCAACAAGTCCGCCTCACGTTTGGTCGTGAGCCCCGGCACGAACAAGAGCGAGAGCAACTCGTCGTCGCTGGCGCCACGGGCCGCCTCGGTGCTGATGGAGCCGCTCGCGATCGCCGAGCTTCGCACCGACTCGATGTCCACTCCCCGGCCATCGTCTTCGCACACGATATGCAGGAAATTCCCGATCTTCGAGCCCGAGAGCCGCAGGGTTCCGGTCGGACTCTTGCCTCGCGCGGCGCGCTCGCTGGTGGGCTCGATGCCGTGGGCCAGCGCATTGCGCGCGAGCTGCATCAAGGGGTCGACCAGGCGCTCGGCGACCTCCCGTTCCACTGGGGCATCGGTGGCAGAGATCACCACGCGCACGTCGCGACCTTCGCGCTCGGCCAGGCGTTCGGCGGCTGCGCCAACTCGGGTGAGCACCGCCGACAAGGTCGTGCGGCGCACCAGGCCGATCTCACGTCTTACGTCCTCGGCGGCGGCGCGCATGCGTTCCGCACCGCGCCGCCCGAGGGCGCTGCCTCGAGCGAGATCTTCCGCGGTCGCACCGAGCGCATGAGCCACGCCTTCGATGCTGACCAACGCCTTGGCCGGCGGTCCCCAGGGCCGAGGTGGACCGAGCAAACGCAGCGCTTCGATCAGCGTGCGGCGAAGCTCTCCGAGGCGAGCCGACTCTCGCTCCGTCGCCGAAGAAGCTCCCGCGACTTCGTCGTGGGCCAGGCGGATCAGCTCGACGCGTTCGAGCACGCGTTCGAGCGAGACCCCCTGCACTCGCACGGTGTGTTCCCCCGTGTCGTCCTCGGGCTGCACCGATGGGCGCCGGGTGGCGGGTGGCGGGGCGCTGTTGTGCGCCGATGGCGGCGGCGCTTGACCCGACGAGCCGCGCAGAATTTCCAGCGCGCCCGCGCCGTCTTCGACCATGGTCGCGAGCAAGCTGCCGTGACGGGCCAGCTCCGCGAGCGTGACCCGCGGCTCGACCCCCGGCCGTTTGAGCGAGGCCTCGAGGCCGTGGCAGTACCAAGCCGTCAGGTCGTCCCCGACCGCTGCGGCCGTGCCTTTGATCGAGTGCAGCGTGCGGATCGCGCGTTCGACGCCGGCGCGGGTCGGATCTTCGTCTGCGACCGCGGACAGCTCCTCGAACCGCTCACGAACAGCGGCCAGGTACTCCGCGCGGTACGCGGGGTTGACCGTCGACGGGCCGAGGCCGGGCGGTGGCTCGGGCCAGACCGTCGCGAAGGGCGGCTTGCCCTCGCCGAGCCGCGCCGCGACCTCAGTCAACATTCTGGCCGCGGCACCGGCAGCGCCCGCCTCGCCGCCACGCACGCGCGCCGAGAGCTGCGCGATGACCAGCGCGAGATCCCCGTGGCCCGCCATCGCCGCCGAACCCTTGAGGGTGTGCAGCGCGGCTCTCAAATCTCGCGGGTCGGCTTCGCCCGAGCCGATCAACGCGAGTCGACGGCGGATCTCCTGTGCAAGAAGGGCGTCGAGATCTTCCCGACTCACTGCTCGCCGCCCAGATCGCCGCGGAACTCCTCGCGCAGCAACTTGATCAGCGGTCCCAACGTGGGCCCGAGCGAACCGATCAGCGACGCACGATGCGGCTTGGTTGCCAGCGACGACAGCGAGACCATCAGCGCGCGCGCATGATCGGCGGCGTCACCCACGAGCGCGGCCGTCTCGGGATCGGTGCGGGTCACCTCTTTCACGCGCTGGCCAACCTCCCCGAGGGCCGACGACACGTCGCGCTGCGCGGCCTGAGTCTGCAACAGATCGCGAGCGACCTCGGCAGTGCGCTGCTGTGCGGCCTGGACCTGCTCGCGGAGTTTGTCGCGTTCGCGATCACCGTGGTCCAGCAGCGCCGTGTGCTGATCCAGGGCCGCCAGCGCGCGGAGCGACTGATTGCGCATCTCTTCGGCCACCATGATCAGAGGTTTGCCCAGGGGGTCACCCAGGCGCGCACCTTCCAGGCCGGCGTTCAGGGCGATCAACCGGATCTGATCGAGGGAGTCCCGGGCCGCCGCCACGCTCGAACGCGCGCTCTGGGCCCGCGAAAACAACAGGGTCAGCGCGTCTGCCGCCGCGTCCAGTGCGTTCCTCTGCTGCGCGGAGCTCGCACCTGCCGACTGACTGGCGCCGAGCGCCACTTCCGCCGCGCGCTCCGCTGCCGCGAACGCCCGGAACAGGCGTGCGTCGTCGACGCTGTCACCGCGTGCTCGGGAGCGCTCGCCGGTCAGGAGCTCACGCACGGTACCCAGCCAG
The genomic region above belongs to Myxococcales bacterium and contains:
- a CDS encoding methyl-accepting chemotaxis protein encodes the protein MNRTERWLGTVRELLTGERSRARGDSVDDARLFRAFAAAERAAEVALGASQSAGASSAQQRNALDAAADALTLLFSRAQSARSSVAAARDSLDQIRLIALNAGLEGARLGDPLGKPLIMVAEEMRNQSLRALAALDQHTALLDHGDRERDKLREQVQAAQQRTAEVARDLLQTQAAQRDVSSALGEVGQRVKEVTRTDPETAALVGDAADHARALMVSLSSLATKPHRASLIGSLGPTLGPLIKLLREEFRGDLGGEQ
- a CDS encoding Hpt domain-containing protein, producing MSREDLDALLAQEIRRRLALIGSGEADPRDLRAALHTLKGSAAMAGHGDLALVIAQLSARVRGGEAGAAGAAARMLTEVAARLGEGKPPFATVWPEPPPGLGPSTVNPAYRAEYLAAVRERFEELSAVADEDPTRAGVERAIRTLHSIKGTAAAVGDDLTAWYCHGLEASLKRPGVEPRVTLAELARHGSLLATMVEDGAGALEILRGSSGQAPPPSAHNSAPPPATRRPSVQPEDDTGEHTVRVQGVSLERVLERVELIRLAHDEVAGASSATERESARLGELRRTLIEALRLLGPPRPWGPPAKALVSIEGVAHALGATAEDLARGSALGRRGAERMRAAAEDVRREIGLVRRTTLSAVLTRVGAAAERLAEREGRDVRVVISATDAPVEREVAERLVDPLMQLARNALAHGIEPTSERAARGKSPTGTLRLSGSKIGNFLHIVCEDDGRGVDIESVRSSAIASGSISTEAARGASDDELLSLLFVPGLTTKREADLLAGRGVGLDLALNTVRRLGGTIRLERIPGSGLRATLELPIERWTTDVLWLNAGAWNVALPVNFSGRLSRVDPKKPPVHLLACLGEEAPNPPRLSLELSLRGIPTVSVGIDAVGEVEECSLRPLPTLLSQSGPFSGAILRGDGSLLLALDAALLAVRAWALG